The Myxosarcina sp. GI1 nucleotide sequence AGGCGGTAGCCTCTGTGGGTCGCTTTTTAGATCGAAGGGAATTGAAACTGCTTGTAGCCCAAACTAGACTCAATTAGAAAGATAATTATCAAATTAATCTAGAAGGAAATAAAGCTACGTATTGTAGTATAAAAGAAGTTAAAAAGACTTAAAAAGAGTAGCGATCGCCTTTGGCAATGGTGAAGAAGATCGCTTATTTAAGAATGGATGGGTTGCGATAGACTGTCCATTTAACAATATATAGTAGGTTATGTTATTAATTTCATGAAATCCATGTCTCAGCTTGACCAATCTGCCCTAAAAGCTCGAAATATATTGCTGACTATGTTTTTAGTGCATATTGTCTTAGAATACTATGCTAGTGGTTATTGCCAAAGACTTATGGGCTATTAGTCGCATTTTAGTAACCATTGTCGTGATGTATTTTGTTGTACAAGGGCGCAAGTGGGCTAAGTGTGTGAAGTCACAATTGATGGCTCAACATTGATAATAAAGTAATCTATATCGTCTGCATTTTCAAACAAAGGTGCATTCATAACGATAGCTATTTTTCTTTTTCCTTTAAGACGAAATATTTCTACTTCAATAATAGCGATCCAAACAGTTCTCGCTTTTTCTAAGTTGATTAAAATTTGAGTATAAGCCTCTTTTGGCAATGATTCTGCCAAAGTGTCTAATCTTATTTCTTCTGGAAATTTTTCTGAATTAACAACTTTAACCTTACGATTTTTAGCCAGTCCTCCTAAGTAGTTTAAGTTTTTCTGTTCTCGTTCCTTTAGAAACTTTGTATTATTACCATATCCTGAGTCAATTAATACTATTCCTGGTCTGTGTCCCCTCTCTAAACTTTTATCAATTAACTCTAAAGCCAACTCTGGCTTTTTCTTAAATAAAGGGTCTTTTTTTCCTTCAGGTAGCGAATTACCATTTTGATATAATTCTATATCTAAAGGTAGGCTTTTTTTTCCATCATACAAATGAGTTGTTACTATTACATTACCATTATCAGTTTTTCCTATTTCACCAATATATTGACGACCTACTCCTGCTGTAAAATTTCCACTGCTTGCTCCGTCTTTACGCTGAGGTTTCCTCAGCGCAGGCGGTGCGCTTTTTCGATGTCCACTATCATCAACAATTAAACTGAATCCTCTACTTACCCTAGTTTGATTGCATTTGTTCATCACCTCCAAACGTCGCTCATTTATTTTCTCTGTCGACCAAGTTGCTTCAGTTAAGAAGCGATGCAGCGCGGTCTTGGGGGTTTCCCCGCAGGAAGCAAAGCTTCCAAGCGTCGCTAGACGCGACTTCGAGCCTTGCTCGTGCAGCGACTGCATCAAGACAGTGGTGTAATTTGTGGTAAGTTACTCCTACAGAGTCTAAAGCCATTTGATATATGTTTTTTCGCTCACTTTCTCCCAACAAACCCCCCAAATAGTTTCTGAACTCTCTTTTTTGTGCTTTAGTTCTCAATAAATCATCAAACTTGTTACACCATCTATTAAAACAGGGAGGCATGGCTGAGGAAGTAGTTTCTCTCATAATAGCGATCGCCAACAACAGTGACGTTAAAACTATAACAGGTAATTATTTTACCCTGTTTTTACTTTTTTGAATGTTTAAGTCCCGCTATTACGAACGGTTATTATTTTCTCGTGTCCACTCTTTACACTGTGTCACTTAACTCTTGGCTTGTTTTGAGATGTGTTCATCAGTCAGGTTGGGTTGTCTTTTGCCCTGCCTATATTTCTTTGGAGGCGATCGCGAATTACTTTTCAAGAACTATCGCATTTACGAGCAATTTCAGAAGCTTAAACCTTCTGAAGCTAAAAAATAACAGTTTTAAAACCCAAATAAATGTCTAATTTTCTACCCGTTTCAACACTTTTTGGCGGAATCTTTAGCTTGATGGCGATCGCTCTTTCCTATGTAGTAGCAATAGAGCGAACTAAAAAACGGGTCTGGCATGGGGTATCTCTAGCAGATGTGTCTAATCAACCAGACTATTTAAAAGAACCTGGAAAATGGGCAGCTTTTGTCGAGAACTATACACAAAAGTCGATCGCTACTAAATCTTATGAATCTTGCGATGACGGCGTATTGCAGCGCAAAGTCAGAGCTTTTGGCAACTTTATGGAATATGTTCCGTTAGCGTTGCTGTTAATTATACTGCTAGAACTAGTAGGCTCGCCAGCTTGGTTATTGTGGCTGTTAGGAATTGTATTGA carries:
- a CDS encoding MAPEG family protein; protein product: MSNFLPVSTLFGGIFSLMAIALSYVVAIERTKKRVWHGVSLADVSNQPDYLKEPGKWAAFVENYTQKSIATKSYESCDDGVLQRKVRAFGNFMEYVPLALLLIILLELVGSPAWLLWLLGIVLTIARIAHAWGVIGIYGASPFRAIGFFLTWLVYLLGAAACLFYSVISFL